The Tenebrio molitor chromosome 7, icTenMoli1.1, whole genome shotgun sequence region AAGACTTTTTGCGTGGAGCGTTTGTCGTGGTCCCACTCGTGCGCAAGCGCACTCGACggtcaaaattctcactcttgtataataatgcatttctatcacttataacataatatactattatttaaagtcaaaaccaatttgttttaaaaaaaaacctccgACGAATAAGTattgagcacttgtcccggcaacTGGGCAAGACAAACACCAGCTCAGAAAAAGTAagttgcctggcgcccattttgaACCCACACCCttgccccgaaaaaccccctgagagcccggtGCTGTCCCTGGCCCATTTTGGGTCATAATACCTATAAAGTGTCATTTActtagaaggtggaaataaagtaatgaatgaTATAGTCAAGATAAAATGCAACGTTGCAATTAGCAACTAAACGAGTTTGTACTGCCTTGGTCGAATTACTCTAGACTAACCTTTGACTTTCTTGTGATCAACTTCCTTCAGCGGTcagtattaaaaaatgttcccaacacATTCTCTCTTGGATCGTACCAGCGGTAAGTTCTACTCACCACTTATACGCACTCGATTTCTGCAACACAGTTTCCCCCATTTTTAGATGAAACTTGTGGGGATCGAATTTGCGCCGTTGTGCGTCCCGATGCACCGAAGATACGAGGTTTTGGCGGCGGCAGGCGCCTGTCTGAGTTTCGCCATCGGTGGCTTCATCGGCCTTTTCATCTGCCTCTACCTGCTTTTCACTCGCTTCTGGTGGTTAGTTCTGTTGTACTTCGCCTGGATACACTTCGACCGGCACACTTGCGAAAACGGCGGCCGCACCAGCGTCTGGGTGCTGAACTGGCGATGGGGGTACCACGCGAAAAACTATTTCCCCATCGATTTGGATTGCGTCCCGGGGATCGGACTCAATGTCAAGCGCAATTACCTCTTCTGTTGCTTCCCTCACGGGGTGATACCCATGGGTCCGTTCAGCGCCCTGGTCACTCCCTGCAACAAGTTTCACAAGTCGTACCCGGAGTTCATTGTTAAAACGGCGGTTCTGCGCCAGTTATTCTTTCTGCCGTTCTTGCGAGAGTTGGCGTTGGGCATGGGGATGATTTCGTGTTCGGCTAATTCTCTCAATTACGAGTTGAGCCGTCCAGAGGGGGGGCACATCGTGACTTTGATGCCTGGTGGTGCGATGGAAGCCTACAATTCCCAACCCGGCAAGTACAGATTCGTGGTAAAGAACAGAAAAGGATTTGTGAAGTTGGCCTTAAAAAATGGATCGCCCCTAGTGCCTGTTATCTCGTTTGGTGAAACCGACTTGTTCGATCAAATCGACAATCGTACTCTACACAAGATTCAGGAATTTATCAGGAAATACTTAGGGTTTGCGCCTGTGATTTTTAACGGCAGAGGATTCTTCCAGTACTCGTTTGGTATGATTCCACGGAGAAAACCAATTACTACCGTCGGTAAGATTTTGTTAGTACTCATTAGGTACCACACTAACTAGTATTTTCCATTAGTGGGAACACCAATTGAGGTTACCAAACTGGAAAATCCTACAAATGAGCAAGTAGAGGAGCTACACGACAAGTTCGTCCAAGCATTAGTCGCTCTATTTGATGAGTACAAATACAAGTACTTAGAGAACCCGGAAGATCAATATTTAGAGTTGCAGTGAAATAAATAGTCtctctaaaacgaaaattttcagaattctttatttacaaattttaaccccgaatgaaaaatattcttaACGAATGATGttgcaatttatttacaaaattacgtAAGCGACATACTCGTATTACAAGCTCTTATCACTCTCTCTCAAAAAAACATGTTCCAGGACGGTAGGTATAACTGATACCGTATAATTGCGAAGACAAAATTGCCATTACTAGTTAGACCACTTGGTTGTACCTTTGTACTTGTATTTAGGCCTTGTAGTTGTCTGTGTGTAAAAGTGCTTCCAACAAACTTTTTGTGGCCTCGATCCACCTTAAGTAGTACCACTTGATGCAAACTTCACCAAGCTCGAGTCTTGAAATGTAGTTTTCCTTTTCTTAAAATGAAACTTCTCGGAATCGAATTCGCACCGTTGTGCGTCCCGATGCACCGACGGTACGAGCGTAATCTGCTTGTTCGTCTGGTTCTTCCTCCTGTGCACACGCTTGTGGTGGTTGGTTTCGTTGTACATCGTCTAGATGTACCTCGACCGCCACACTTGTGAGAACGGCGGCCGCGTCATAAAATGGGTCCAGGAATGGCGGTGGGGCTACCACCTGATGAAGTACTTCTCTGTTGAAATGGATTGCGGATTTTTCTTTGGCTTCTGACCGCAACTACCTTTTTTGTTGCTTCCCTCACGGAGTGATACCCGTGGGTCCGTTCAGCGCCATAGCAAGTCCCTTCGGCAAGTTTCGCAGGAAGTACCCGGAATTCACCGTGAAAACAGCTATTCTGCACCTGTTCTTCGTTTTGCTGTTTATGCGAGAGTTGGCGTTGGGACTCGGGATGATTTCGTGTTCGGCTAAGTCTCTCAATTATGAGTTGAGCCGTCCGGAAGGTGGACACATCGTGATTTTGATGCCTGGTGGTGCGACGGAAGCGTGTAATTCTCAACTCGGGAAGTACAAATTCGTGGTGAAGAGCTGGAATGGATTTGTAAAGGTGGCCTTAAGAAATGGATCGCCTCTAGTGCCTGTTATCTCGTTTGGTGAGACCGACTTGTTCGAACAACTGGAAGGTCGTACTCTACACAAGATTCAGGAATTTTTCAAGAAGTACTTAGGGTTTGCGCCTGTGATTATTAATGGAAGAGGATTCTTCCAGTACTCATTCGGGATTATTCCACGGAGAAAGCCAGTCACCACCGTCGGTAAGATTAGTTAGTACTCATCTTGTACTACTCTAATCGAGTGCTTTTCATCAGTGGGAGCACCCATCGAAATTACCAAAATAGCAAATCCTACAAATGAGCAAGTGGAGGAACTGCACAGAAAGTTCGTTCAATCACTAACAGCTTTATTTGAAGAGTACAAATACAAGTACTTAGAGAGCTCCGATGACAAGCATCTAGAGCTGCAGTGAAATGCAAgactgttttgtttttgttgtcgtTTTTACATTAACAatgttataattaaaaatgttctaTAAGAACTGTCTTACAATTTGTGTTATCAAAAACCAAAAGCGGACACTAGTAAGTACCATCCCAAAAGCGTTTTCAGTTCCTTCCTTCCAATTTGGGCAAAATCcgtttttttcaagaaaactCTTTTTTGTAAcaggaaattatttaaattttatgaatgCAAAAGAGCTCAAAGACAATGCGTTTTCGGTTTCTTctagtttttctttgtaaaaatatttagttgGAATTTAAATGTCTGATAAATTAGTGATCGCTATAACCGAACGAATTTTATCAcacagtgcgttcgtaaagttcggaataaattcaataaaactgtaagtattaatttctgaaaaaaattctcgaagaggtttttaaaaagtgcatattcttCAGTACCTACTCTAtttatgttgacagcttttcatctcctaattatgacgtcatcaatttttttttaatgtcaactctcacttttttcttctttttctgataggcCTTCGTACTAGCTGaacgatgaatgaaagaaattgataccttacataacaatttttttgagaaaatgacaaattttacttcaaaaatttaatttaatttttaacgtaaaaattttaattgacaaaatcaaacaaatatctaagattaacaataaaattcaacgcaaatgttgaaattgcctccCGCCAACCTTTCGCACTCACccacactttgtacactgcgctcaataatgtcagggcttatttgttccgttTCAGCGCGAATTATCTGCcacaaattttctaaattgtttggtctattaaaataaacctttcattttaactaaacccatagaaaaaaaaatggttaccaaaaaaattaaattaaatttttgaaaaaaattgtaattttctcaaaaaaattgttatgtaaggtaccaatttttttcactcatcgTTTAGATAGTacgaaggtctatcagaattaggagatgaaaagctgtcaacataagaaaaataccgaaaaatatgcactttttaaacgCAAAGTTGACTTCTTCGAGGATTttacttacagttttatcgattttattccgaactttacgaacgcactgtatattaTGTCATAACTGGTAAAATTTTGTCCgaaaaattttcagattttacgAGAGTTTGTTGATAGCAATTTATCGAGTggcattgttaaaaaaatcacgAGTCGCAGACGAGTGGTTTTTGATCAATGTCACGAGATAAATTGACAACAAACTCGAGTAAATCGATCGTAAAATTGTGCCAGACAAAATTTTACCACGAATGGTATTCGGAGGActatttcatgaataaaactattttcaaattaaatgaaataactGTCACTTGAAAGTTGGCTTGGTTTAGATTTTGTTGCGTAAATATCTTCGCTTATTGGCTCTAAATATGAGGTAAAGGCGATAAAATTttggtttaattaattttaccgactgatttttttattactcattGTTGAATGACGAGATGCTATTGGCCGAAatataaatgaatgaaatagtcGCCTTAATACACAACTATTGATAATTAAGTTTTTATATCTATAACTGACTTTCCTTTAGATAATCTTATCATTTTCAAATATACAATTCTAAAGGTCACACTTTGAGTAACTATATTGCAAGTGACAGCTGTACGAATCTTCAGTTCCGGAAAGTGCTCTCAACATACCCTTCGTTGCTTTGTCCCAACGTAAGTAGTACCACTCGtcccaatttatgaaaaattccTAAAACTCGAGTCCTGTCAAACATTTGCATTCATCTCAGATGAAACTTTTGGGAATCGAATTCGCGCCGTTGGTGTTACCGATGCACCGAAGATACGAAACCTTGGCGGTGGCGTCTTGGTTTTTTCTGGTCGCCTTCGGGGGCTTAACCGGCTTGCTCGTCTGCCTCTACCTCCTCTTCACCCGCTTGTGGTGGTTGGTCCCTCTGTACGCCACCTGGACCTACCTCGACAGACACGTTGGCGAGTCCGGCGGCCGCGGCAACGTCTGGGTGCAGAATTGGCGGTGGTGGTACCACTTGAAGAACTACTTCCCCGTTGAAACGCATTGCGTCCCGAGTTTCTCTTTGGATCCCACGCGCAACTACCTCTTCTGTTGCTTTCCCCACGGGATAATACCAGTGGGTCCGTTCACTGCCCTAGCAAACACCTGGAGCAACTTTCGCAAGTCGTACCCGGAGTTTACGGTGAAACTGGCGGTTCTACATGCACTTGTACTTCTGCCGATTGTACGAGAACTGGGTTTGGCGTACGGGACGATTTCTTGTTCGATCAAGTCACTCAATTACGAGTTGAGCCGTCCGGAAGGTGGACACATCGTGAATTTGATGCCTGGTGGTGCCGTGGAAGCCTACAATTCACAACCCGGGAAGTACAAATTCGTGGTGAAGAAAAGGAAAGGGTTTGTGAAGGTGGCCTTAAAAAATGGATCGCCTCTTGTGCCTGTTATTGCGTTTGGTGAGACCGACTTGTTCCGCCAAATAGACAATCGTGTTCTACGCAACGTTCAGGAATTTCTCAGGAAGTACTTTTTTCTTGGGTTACCACCTGTGGTGTTTATGGGAAGAGGCTTTTTCCAGTACTCGTTCGGAATGATTCCGAGGAGAAAACCAATTACTACCGTCGGTAAGATTTTCGTTAGTACTCATCAGGTACCGTACTCATCAGTGTTTTTTGTTAGTGGGAACACCAATTGAAGTTACCAAACTGGAAAATCCTACAAATGAGCAAGTAGAGGAGCTACACGACAAGTTCGTCCAAGCATTAGTCGCTCTATTTGATGAGTACAAATACAAGTACTTAGAGAACCCGGAAGATCAATATTTAGAGTTGCAGTGAAATAAATAGTCTCTCtaaaacaaatgtttttagaatttttatttacaaattttcatctcgaatgtaaaatttttttaccaaATAAGAACAATTCAAAGTTAAAAACAtccttgtaatttatttataaaattacgtAAGCCACATATTATCATAAGCTCTTTTCAATCTCAAGAAAAAGATGAACATGTTTAAAGACGGTAGGTATAACTGATAATTCTATAATTGCGAAGACAAAGTTGCAATCACTCGATAGATCACTTGATTGTACCTTGTACTCTACACAAGATCGAGGAATTTTTCAAGAACTTAGAGTTTCCGCCTGTGATTATTAATGGAAGAGGATTCTTCCAGTACCCATTCGGAATTATTCCACGGAGAAAGCCAGTCACCACCGTCGGTAAGGTTGTTAGTACTTATCTTGTAATACTCTAATCGAGTACTTTTCATCAGTGGGAACACCAATCGAGGTTACCAAAATAGCAAATCCTACCACTGAACAAGTAAAGGAATTGCACAGCAAGTTCGTTCGCTTTATTTGAAGAGTACAAATACAAGCACTTAAAGAATCCCGAAGACAAGTATCTAGAGCTGCCGTGAAATGAAAGAATGTTTAGTTTTTGTTGAGGTTTTTAGATTaataatgttataaataaaactgttcCAAGTATAAGAACTGTCTTACTCTTCGTGTTACCAAAAACCAAACGGGTACTACACTAGTAAGTACAATCATTCCTTccaattttgtcaaaaatctgttttttcATAAAACCTCTTAAGTATACATaacaagaatttatttaaatttcatgaTCGCTAAATAGATCAAGGACAACGATGCGTTTTCGgatttttctactttttctttgtaaaaatgctttggtaaattttattgttaattattattattatataattattataaataatagtgATAATTAGTGATCGCTTTAAGCGAATGAATCTTATCAAGTTAATACACAAATATTGCAAATTAGATTTTTACATCTACAGGTGTCCCTAAAAAAGAAGACgtgtccatagctcccttatttatcggacgattttaattatctgtgcacgaaattaaatggttgtgaataggctacaatacggcctactaaattcacgtattgccctaagggcttcaaggttaaactgtcaaaaaaaaattgttcaaacacacttttttttagaaattctgATAgggattttaattctgaaaacaacaacgtatcacaagtataaccttgcataaaaaaataacactaacttttgaaacaaatgacgagcaccaagcgagaagctatcaaaatgcattgcgttacagtGTAATAACCATCGACATATAGAGATGGACTGCTATGTACGACTGCGCTTCCAAATTGTATAGAATGAGATGGAAATAACAGGAGGCTCAGCTCCTTGTCTCTGATATTTTCTTATTGGCCCTTCGATAATAAATGACGTCAAAAGAAGGGTAGCGACAGCGTTCCCTTTATTGCTCTCTCTTTCTACGATTTTTCGCTCGCGCAGCCTACATTAGCAGTCCATATCTATATGTCAATAAtagtaataagtaataaccaaattaagttagctggaaaaacaaatgacaaatgatAACATAGGGATTGTGCAAagatgccgccaatgtttagcacAAAATGGAGcgcatagacgatagtagcgtttttagtttttttatgtAGTTTTGTtatgtaagtgtatacttgtatacttgtgatacattgttgtttttagaataagaatctctatcagaattactaaaaaaaagtatctattcgcattaaaaaaaaaatatttgggaGTTTACCATTGAAGCCCTTGGGGCTATAAATAAGAGAGTTATGGACTCGCCTTCTTTTCTGCGGACACCCCGTATAACTGACCTTCCTCAAGATAATCTTATATGTAATTGTCGAGAATGCAGTAAACAAGTATGCACATTAATGCGGCTGATATTCTTAAGGTCAGACTTTGAGTATATCGCAAGTAAGTAACTAATAACTGTATGAATCTTCATTTCGGAAAAGTGCTTTCAACATGCTCTTCGTTGCTTTGTCTCAGCGTAAGTAGTACCACTTTTCCCATATTAGGAAAAATGCCACAAACTCGAGACCAGTCAAACATTTGCCTTCTTCTCAGATGAAAGTTCTGGGAATCGAATTCGCGCCGTTGATGGTACCGATGCACCGAAGATACGAAACCTTGGCGGTGGCGTCT contains the following coding sequences:
- the LOC138135314 gene encoding 2-acylglycerol O-acyltransferase 1-like, coding for MKLVGIEFAPLCVPMHRRYEVLAAAGACLSFAIGGFIGLFICLYLLFTRFWWLVLLYFAWIHFDRHTCENGGRTSVWVLNWRWGYHAKNYFPIDLDCVPGIGLNVKRNYLFCCFPHGVIPMGPFSALVTPCNKFHKSYPEFIVKTAVLRQLFFLPFLRELALGMGMISCSANSLNYELSRPEGGHIVTLMPGGAMEAYNSQPGKYRFVVKNRKGFVKLALKNGSPLVPVISFGETDLFDQIDNRTLHKIQEFIRKYLGFAPVIFNGRGFFQYSFGMIPRRKPITTVVGTPIEVTKLENPTNEQVEELHDKFVQALVALFDEYKYKYLENPEDQYLELQ
- the LOC138135044 gene encoding 2-acylglycerol O-acyltransferase 1-like, which codes for MYLDRHTCENGGRVIKWVQEWRWGYHLMNAIASPFGKFRRKYPEFTVKTAILHLFFVLLFMRELALGLGMISCSAKSLNYELSRPEGGHIVILMPGGATEACNSQLGKYKFVVKSWNGFVKVALRNGSPLVPVISFGETDLFEQLEGRTLHKIQEFFKKYLGFAPVIINGRGFFQYSFGIIPRRKPVTTVVGAPIEITKIANPTNEQVEELHRKFVQSLTALFEEYKYKYLESSDDKHLELQ
- the LOC138135313 gene encoding 2-acylglycerol O-acyltransferase 1-like; translated protein: MKLLGIEFAPLVLPMHRRYETLAVASWFFLVAFGGLTGLLVCLYLLFTRLWWLVPLYATWTYLDRHVGESGGRGNVWVQNWRWWYHLKNYFPVETHCVPSFSLDPTRNYLFCCFPHGIIPVGPFTALANTWSNFRKSYPEFTVKLAVLHALVLLPIVRELGLAYGTISCSIKSLNYELSRPEGGHIVNLMPGGAVEAYNSQPGKYKFVVKKRKGFVKVALKNGSPLVPVIAFGETDLFRQIDNRVLRNVQEFLRKYFFLGLPPVVFMGRGFFQYSFGMIPRRKPITTVVGTPIEVTKLENPTNEQVEELHDKFVQALVALFDEYKYKYLENPEDQYLELQ